Part of the Alphaproteobacteria bacterium genome is shown below.
AATTGTGGCTCTGAGATAAAAACTGATAATATAATTATAGAGCCATTTAAGATATCATCACCATTAACATTTAAATTTTTCTTATTTTGTAGATTAGCAAAATTTTGCACACCTTTTAAAAGAGCTGACTTCATGCCACTAACATGAGTTCCACCTAGTGGGGTTTTAACTGTATTACAAAAACTCTGCAGATGCCCATCCGTATATTCGGGCCAAGCAATACACCATTCAACTCTACCTCCTGCTGCTAAATTCTCGTTTCCTGAAAATTTCTTTTCAATAACCAGCTTCTCACTACCACAAATATCTGTTAATAAATCTTCAATACCATTTGGAAAGCAAATTTCCTCCTTTACTGGAACATTCTGAAATTCTTGATATGAAAGCCAATGTATTTTCACTCCTTTGTGCAAATAAGCTTTAGCTTTGATAAATTTATATAATTTTTCTGGTTCAAAATGCGCTTGTTCTGTGAAAATTTGCTCATCTGGTACAAAAGTCACTTTTGTACCAGACTTTGTTTTGACCTCCTCTATAAATTCTAATTTTGAAGTAACTACTCCTCTACTGAAACTTTGACGATAAAGCTTTTTATCCCTCACTACTTCAACTATAACCTCCTTCGACAAGGCATTAACTACAGATATACCAACACCATGCAAACCACCGGAAGTTTGATATGCTTTATTACTAAATTTACCCCCTGCGTGCAAAGTAGATAAGATAACTTCTAAGGCTGATTTATCCGGATATTTAGGATGTTTATCAATTGGAATTCCCCTACCATTATCTGAAATTGAAATTTTGTTGTTAGCTTCAAAATTTACTTCTATTTTAGTAGCATAACCAGCTACTACTTCGTCCATAGAATTATCAAATACTTCTGCAATCAAGTGATGCATCGCATTTAAATCTGTGCCCCCAATATACATACCTGGACGCTTTCTAACTGGCTCTAAGCCCTCTAATACTTCTATGCTATGCGCATCATATTCATCGTTTTTTTTATTTGTTTTTGTAACTTGCTTTAATAAATCAGTCATTTATGCTGTATCGGTGGATTTTAAATTTACGAGATTATCCCTAAAAAACAAGATACTTCTTATTATTTTCAAAGAAAATATGCTTTCAGAAATACAATCAACAATAGAGAATCAAGGAACTTCAATTGAAGCTTGGTTTGCAGAAAAGTTTAAACAATATCCACCCTTCATCTATAATTCTGTTGATTTGCGTTATTCGGGTCACAAAATAACTGCAGTAGACACAAATATATTCCCAGCAGGATTCAATAATCTATCGGCTGCAGCAAGAGATGCATCTGCTCTGGAGTTAAAAAAATATCTCCATAAAGATATTGCTAAAATTTTATTAATAACTGAGTTCCACACTAGAAATCTTAAATATCTAGAAAATATTTCAACCCTTAAAAAAATTATCGAAAATACAGGTCGTGAAGTTTTTTTAGCATCATTTAACCCCGAATTTACACAAGCGATTAATATAGAAGATGCCTTGGGGCAAGAATTAACCATATATCCACTAGAAAGAAAAAACGACTCTATCATTACCATAAATGGTTATGAGCCAGATTTAATTATCTTTAATAATGACTTAACTTCGGGTAGCCCTGAAATATTGAAAAATATCAAGCAAGAAATAATCCCACCTACTGGTATGGGTTGGTATCGCCGTACAAAATATGAACATTTCCAAAAATATAATCACATAGCTAGCGAGTTTGCTAAGGAGTTTAATTTTGACCCATTTTTTATTACTACAGAGTTGGGATTCTGCAAAAAAGTAAACTTTAAAGAACGAAAGGGCTTAGAATGTATTGCTTTAGAGACCGAAAAAACTCTACAAAGAATTAACGAAAAATATAAACAGCACAACATTACTAGCGAACCATATGTGTATATTAAAGCTAATCAAGGCACTTATGGCATGGGCATAATGACTGCTAAAAATGCAGATGATGTTTTTGCAGTTAATAAAAAAACTCGTAACAAAATGAACAGCCTCAAAAGCAAGAAATTAAATGAGCAGATTTTAATTCAAGAAGGTATAGAAACTATTGATAATTATCAAGGAGCACCATGTGAACCATTTATTTACTTAATAAATGGTAGAGCAACAGGTTCTATTCTCAGAATAAACGCCAATAAAGATGCCCAAACCAACTTAAACTCTACTGGAGCTGAGTTCATAGCAGCAGATAATCTTAAGGATTTTTCTACCAAGTTACCTACATATGCTGTAATAGCTCAGCTTGCAGCACTTGCCGCAAAAATGGAAGAATATCAAAATGAGTAAAAGCTTAACTATTAGCGGCTGGGCTCAACATCCTATGCTAATTAGCCAAAACCTCACAGAAATCAGTGATTATTATAATTACATTACTCACAAGAATATCAATTATAATGAGCTTTCCTCACATTATGACTTAATTATAGGCTGGTCACAAGGTGGACATATTGCACTTAAAATTGCCCAAAGATTACATATCCCCAAAATTGTTCTTATTGCTAGCCCATATGAATATTTGCATGAATCTCATGGTATAACTAGAAGTTTACACCAACAAATTGTAAATAACTTCAAAAACAATCCTAGATTATTTTTGAAAAATTTTAAAAATTATATTTGTGCTGGTGATAAATATTTTAGAAAAGTTATCACACAAATAAATAACTATGACTACAAAACTGAAAATTTGCTTTATTGGCTGAAAAAATTACCCGAAATTCCTAAGCTAGAATTAAAGGGTAATCAAGAAATCATGTATATTTATGGACAAAGAGATCAGGTAGTTTCTAGCATGAGTAGAAAAAAATTTGCAACTAGCTTTAAAAATGTTAGGCTTGAGCTCTTTAAGGAGTCCTCTCATGTGCCCTTTTTAAGTGATAATATTAAATTCAATAAATTAATTCATGACTTTAGAACTAGTTAAACAAAATATTAGCAATAATTTTTCCTCAGCAGCTAAAACTTATAATCAATATTCTGAGCTTCAAAAAGAAGTAGCAGCCGAGGTTTTTTTTCGTATAAAAAACAAAATAATGCCAGGGCATCAAATTTTAGATTTGGGTTGTGGCACTGGTTACTTAGCCAAAATAATTAATGCTGAAATGCTTTTATCTGGCTTTTCTAATCCAGCCCTTAAGATTACTCAAGTTGATATATCACACGAGATGGTAGCAGCTGCGTCACAAATAAAAAACACTAAAACTATTCAAGCTGATATGGAGAAATTACCTCTGCCCTATGATAGCTTTGATATAGTTATATCATCACTTGCAGCTCAGTGGGGTGATCTTAGTAAAATTTTACGTGAGGTTCGCAGAGTAAAAAAAACTACCGCCCCTTATATCATTAGCACTTTAGGCCAAGAATCCTTCAAAGAAATCAGGCAAGATTTTCCTGAGATAAATCTAAGAAATATGCATAATATTGATAGTATTAAAAAGAAATTAGAAGAAGCAAAGATTCCCAATTTATTTGTCAAAAGGCAATTAATCAAAAAAGAATATAGCACTTTATTAGATTTCTTTTACGATCTTAAAAACATCGGAGCAAATACCCAAGAAAAAAAATCAACATTCACCAAAAGCCTAGTAAGAAAGCTTAAAGAAACTAAAAACTATCAACTGAGTTGGGAAGTAATTTATTTACAGAACTTTAATTAATTATGTAAAGCATAAAAACTTATTGCGGCAGCGTTTGATACATTTAGACTTTCTACTTTACTAGATATTGGTATTGAAACCATTAGATCTAAGTTTTTCTTCACTAAACTCCTAATACCCTTACCTTCACTGCCCAAAATTAAAGCTATTTTTTCATATTTTTTTAGATATGAAACATCATTCTTCGCGTTACCATCTAGGCCAGCTAACCAAAAATCATGAGGTTTAATTTTATTTAATAATTTAGTTAAATTAGTTATTTTATAAATATTGAGATGCTCAGACATACCAGCTGACGCTTTTAATAAATGACCATAATCTGAAACTGAATTATGCTCTGTAACAATTAAATCATTAAACCCAAAAGCTACCATAGAGCGAATAATAGCCCCTATATTTCCAACATCAGTAATTTGATCTAAAACTACTAATTGCTTTATGTTAGTAATGTTTTCTAATAAGTTTTGCTCTTGAAATAAAGTTGGCTTGCTAATTTCAACCGCTATTCCTTGATGGTTAACCTGCTCAACGAAATATTTGTTGAAATCTTTGAAATTTATTTGTCTGATCTTTTGCTTAAATAGCAAAACAAATTCTGGCTGATTTTGATATTTATAAAAATTCTTTTCAGTAATTAAAACCTGTAAGATTTTCCTTTTATTTACATTAACTAGCTCTTTTACTGCATTAATGCCATATACCCACAAATTATCAGACACTATCTTCCTATTGCTTTGGAGTAATCTGTCATTAGATTAGTGGTGATATCATGACAGGTAAATTGATATTTATGTTTTTTATCTTTAGTTTCAATAGAGTTAACCCTAGTTATTTCAGCGGCAGTTCCAGTTAAAAAACAATCTTGAGTTTCAGCTAATTCTTCAGGCTTTATTCTTCTTTCAACAACTTTATAACCTCTTTCCTTTGCAAGATTAATAATTGTTTGTCTTGTAATACCATTTAAAAAACGATCCGCTTTTGGTGTATGTAATTCATCATTAATAATAAAAAACATATTAGCACATGTAGCTTCGGCTATATAACCTTCAAAATCCAGCATAATCGCTTCATTATAACCTTCTCTTTCCGCTTTATGCTTACTTATAGTGCAAATCATATATAAACCTGCTGCTTTTGAGGCCGAAGGAGCAGTATCTGGCGCTGGTCTTTTATATTCAGCAAAAACCATATTAATGCCTTTCATCTTAGCATCCACCGAAAAATATGGAGGCCAAGTCCAGGTAGCAATAGCAACATGCACAGAATTCTCTTTAGCGCTAATTGCCATTCTTTCTGAACCACGCCATGCAAATGGTCTGATATAACCATTGCTGACTTTTTGTGTTTTTACAATTAATTTTGTTGCTTCTTCTAGCTCTTCTACACTATATGGAATTGTGTAATCTAATAATTTAGCAGAGTTAATTAACCTCTCTGTATGCTCTCTCAATTTAAAGATGTTATTATTATAAACTGCGGTTCCTTCAAAAACGCAATTTCCATAATGCAAGCCATGATTTAATACATGCACCTTGGTTTCCTGCCACTCTACCAGCTTACCATTATACCATATGTAACCATCTCTTTTATCAAAAGGTATTATTTCTGTCATATATTTTTTTTTATTGCTAACCACTTTTTAGTGGATAGAATTATTTTTAGCAAGAAAAACTATATGTCTAAGAAAATACCAGAATCAGAATTACAAGATTGGCTAAATTATCTGGAAAAACCGGATAATAGTCTAACTAGCAAAGATGAATCCAAAATACCCAGTAAATTAATTATTGATTTGCATTTCCAGAATTTAAATCAAGCGGTTAGTATTATGGAAAATAATTTACACTTTGCTTACACACAGAAAATAAGCAATATTGAATTAATAACTGGCATTGGTAAAAATGAACATAGTCAATATGGGGTATTATATATTGAAATACCCAGAATAATTGAAAGTAACAAAGCTAAATATAAAATCTCCTCTTTTGAGCGTGACCATAAAAATCCAGGCATGATAAATATTAAGTTAAAAATATGAAATATAATCTAAAAAACAAAGCTTTTAGCTTAATTGAACTATCAATTGTAATCTTAATTATAGCTATTTTAATAGTTATAACCTCAGCTGCTACAAAAATAACTTACTCAAGTAAATTAAAAAAAATATATAGTGATTTTGCAATCTATGACAGAGCATTCAAAGAATTCTCTTTCCAGTATAATCAATTACCTGGCGATTTACCAAGCCATTTTAATTTTTGGTCAGACGCAAATTATGGAGATGGAAATGGTGATATATTATGGTATAGTGAGGGTTATTATGCTTGGGAACATTTAAGCAAAGCCGCACTGATTGTTGGTTCATTCGATGGCACAACTAACGCAACATATGATGCAATCGCAGAAAGCAATGTACCCAAAACACAACTAACCGATATTTTATGGTCTGCTTTTGGAAATTCTAGTAAAAATAATTATTCTCTTTTTATCGGAAAATCAACCAGCTCTTTAACCAGAATAGACGAAAACTCTCTGAGTCCAAAAACCAGCTTCTTTCTAGATCATAAATTTGATGATTCATACCCAGAAACAGGCTCTATCAGAATAGATCTAGCATTAACTAATAGCAATTGCATAGATGATATAACCGGCAACCCAAAGAACTATAACAAATCTTCCGATACAGAAAGCTGTGATCTGTATTTTATTTTAAATTAAGTAGAGCACCTATACAGCCTAGCAGCACAAAAAAAATAATATAAAAAACCACTCAACTACAGAAAAATCTTAGTAATAATTACTTTTCCTTGCCCTAAAGCAATTCATTTAGCAATAAATTACTGATAGCTAATTAGTTTTATTTTTAACTTTTCATTAAAATTATAAAAAAATATCTAAAGAGGCGAATAACATTTAAAAATAAATTATTAAATGGAACAAGCAAAGCAACAAGACTTATCCTCAAGAAATTTATTTAAAACAAATGCCTAGAAACACACGCTACTATTATTAAGTAGACTCTAGCGCGATACCAATGCTTGAAAAATTCCACAAATTAAAGAATGAAAAAATCTTCATTCTTTAAAATTAAGAGCCCCAAATATAAACTGCAGCAAATAGAAATAGCCAAACTGCATCAACAAAATGCCAATACCATGCGGCAAACTCAAAACCTAAATGATTTTCTTCCGTAAATTGCCCTTTCTTAGCGCGTAAATAACATACTAATAAAAAGATAGTACCCACAATCACATGAAAGCCATGAAAACCTGTTGCCATATAAAATATTGAGCCATAAGTAGTTTCACTAAAACTAAAATTATGTGCCAATGCGTGATGATATTCATAAACTTGAAAACCTGTAAAGATAAAACCAAGCAATACTGTACAACCAAGAGCTTGAACTAACTCTTTGTGGTTGTTATTTAACAAAGAAAAATGCGCCCAGGTAACTGTTGTGCCAGATAACAATAAAATTAGCGTATTTAAAAATGGTAAGCTCCAAGGATCAATAGTTTTAACCTGCTCTTGAGGCCATACTCCTTCTTTAACAGCCCAAGCACCATCTAATATATCAGCTGGAAAGAAATTTGCATGGAAGAAGGCAAAGAAAAAGGCAAAGAAAAACATGCCCTCTGACACTATAAATAAGGTCATCCCTATTTTAAGACCTTTTCTAACTGGGGCTGTATGGGCTTTATCTTCTTTTGCTTCCCTAACTACATCTCGCCACCACACATACATACTATACAACACCAACAATAAGCCAGCAGGTAACATAATTTTACCAGCAGGTACTTCATGCATAAAAAACACACCGCCAAGACAAAGTATAAAAGCTGCGAATGAAGATAATATAGGCCACGGACTTGGGTCTACTAAATGGAACTGATGTGTTTTCATATATATAATATTATATTTTCGTGTATATTATTAAAAATTATTATTTACTCAAGATTTTTCTTTTAGCAAACCATTGTAATAACATGAAGATTTATGTACTCCATTGTAATTTGGCAATATTTCTTCCAAATTATGCAATTGAATCTGCATGTCAAAAAAAGTTAACTGCTTATCTTTGGTAATACTATCTTCACTCAAGCGCTTTAAATAATCTCTTGTAACAATTTCAGAATTTATATTTTCAACAATCATTGCAGCTATATTAAAAATAAATTTAGGTAAATATGCCACTTTAATATTTCTACCCATTTTTTTATTTATCATTATAATCAGTTCCCCTAAATTAAAAACATCAGGACCAACCAAATAATAAATACTGCTCTTATGTTGCTCAGCAAATAAAATCTTAGTTAAAGCCCTAGCTAAGTCATTCACATATACTGGCTGAATCAAACTATTGTTTTTTTTAGGCAAAGGAAAACATGGTAATATTTTTGATAATTTAATAATTCTATTAAAGAAGCTATCCTCTAAACCAAACACCAAGCTTGGCCGTATAATTATAGCCGCTGGAAATTCTTCTTTAACCAATTTTTCACCCAAATATTTTGCGGTTGAAAATTTTGATATAGCTTTAGTACATAAAGAAGAAATATGTATAAATTTTTTCACTTTATATTTTGCACAAAATCTAGCGATCAATTCTGGTAGTTTTGCATAATAATCATTAAAATCAGCTTTTCTTTTAATCTTGTTAGAACCAACTAAATTTATAACTACATCACTATTTTTGATTATTTGCTCAAGCTTATCAATATCTTTTAGCAAATTAGCTTCTATCAAGTTAATTTGACCAACTGAGCCAGCCACTTTAAGAAATAGGCTTTTATTTGCATTTCTTGAAACTAGATTTATTTTCAAGCCTGTTTTTGCTATTTCTTTTACTAGATACCTGCCAATAAATCCAGTTCCACCAAGTATAGTTATTGTTTTTAAATCTAACATTTTCACCTTATATGCAGTTATATGATATGAGTAAAAAATTAAGATTTAAGCTTTTTTTTCTTTAGTCAGAAATGATTTTAACTGACCACAAGCAGCAAAAATATCTTCACCCCTAGTTTTCCTAATTGGAGCCTCAATACCCGCATTAAAAAGTAGTTCAGAAAATTTATGTATTCGATTATTAGAAGATGAGCTATATTCGCAGCCTGGCCAACTATTAAAAGGAATTAAATTAAATTTTACAGGAATATTCTTCACAATATCTAGCAACTCCTCTACATGCTCTTTAGTGTCGTTGACATTTTCAAGCATAACATATTCAAGCATAATTTTTTGCTCTGTATGCACTACATAATCTTTGCACACTTCGAGCAACTCTGCCAAAGGGTATTTTTTATTAATAGGCATTATTTCGGTCCTGAGCTGCTCATTAGATGCATGAAGTGAAATTGCCAAGCCTACTTTTAAATCATTCTTCATATCTTTAATCCGCGGAATAATACCTGAGGTAGAGACTGTTACCTTACGCCACGAAAAATCAAAACTTTCTGCCAGAATTATGGTTTTGCAAACTTTTTTAACATTATCATAGTTTAACAATGGTTCACCCATCCCCATAAAAACAATATTAGTTATTAACTTTCTCTCTGCCGCAAATTCACCTACCAATTGCTTTGCATAAAATATTTGGGCTATAATTTCTGCTGTTGTAAGATTTTTTTGCCATAATTGTGTGCCTGTGTGGCAAAATTTGCAATTTAAAGTACAGCCCACTTGGGAAGAAATACATAAGGTTCCTCTTTTTTCTTCTGGTATAAAAACTGTTTCTATTTCTTTACCATCTGCTAAGGCAAAAAGCCATTTTATAGTGCCATCTTTAGATTTCTGCTCAGTTACTATGGAAAGCTGATTAATCGCAAAATTATCTTTGAGGTAATTTTGTAATTTCTTAGGCAAATTAGCCATTTCATTAAAATCACTAAAGCCTTTCTTGTAAATCCAATTCCAAATTTGTTTAGCACGGTATTTTTCAAAGCCGGCCTCTGCTATGTCTGCTGCTAAATCATTAAGGGTTAAATCAAAAATATCACGCATCAATCTTCCGCCTCAAAAAAACTATATGATAAAGTAATCTGTGTTACATCCTTAAGGTAAGGGTCATCTTCTATTGCTGGATCTATATAAAATGACACGGGGAAATCCATTTTCTGCCCTGCCGCTAATTTTTGTCTATTAAAACAAAAACATTCTATTTTACTAAAATAAGCACCAGCTTTAGATGGCGTAATGTTATAAGTAGCAGTCCCCGTTAAGCTCTTCTCTGAGATGTTTTTAGCTTCATAAAACACTAGATTATTCACACCAGATTTTGTTTTTATTTTTCTTTGCACTGGCTTAAAAAACCAATCCAGGTGACTATCTGCGTTAAAAAAAACCTCAAAATCTCTTTCCCCTATTTTTTGTGATTCATATTCCACTATCTTTGGTGTACCTCCAAACCCCGTAACTTTGCAAAATAAATTATACAGTGGAACTGAGGCAAAGGCTAAACAAAACATGCCTATTACAATAGCTAAAACTGCATATAATGTTTTTAAGTTTGATTTATCTTTCATTAAAAATACGGCCTTTCAAAAGTAATATCAAAATGTTGCCCTGTTCTTACCATATAACAACGCCCTTGGCCACCTTTTTTTATACTTCTCATGCTTTTTTGTTTTACAAAACATTCTAAAACATTTGATTTATTACCCACCAGTCTGATAATTGATAAATTGTTACGATCATAAATAATACTTCTTTTTATATCAGGGTTTCTAAATTGTTCTATCTTTCTAACTAAACCAGCATGATATAAATCCCCAACGAAAAGCTCGTCATTAATAATCCCCTTAATGATAACTCTATCATTGTAAATATTGTAACTAAAAGTTTCTATATTGGGAAAATGTTGTGATGATGTTTTTACATGACCAACATAATATTTTTCGCAAGCTACAAAAAAGAACATTGTAAAAATAATGATTGCTTTAGATAAAAAATTCATTTTAATATTCTTATTATATAAATTATTATTCATGTGCTATGTTAAAAAAAATCTACACAACTCTATTTTTATTTCTAATTTGCCATAATGTACAGGCAAAAAACTTAGAACATATTTTTGAAGATTGGCATGTTTTAACTAGCTCCAAAGAGCAAGATAAAATTTGTTACATAGTTGCGGTGCCAAAAGAGGAGTCTGGAAACTACACTAATAGATCAAAAGCATATTTGGTAGTTAGCAAATTTAAGGATAGAGAGCCAGAGATCAGTATATCAGGGGGTTATCCATATCAACTAGGTAGCGAAATAGAGCTTTTGATCAAAAACCAACCTTATTTTCTACGTAAAATAGAGGGGGAGTTAGCCTGGGCTGAAAATAGCGACACAGATAAAATAATTATCAACGCAATGAAAGCTGGCAGTGTGGTTGATGCTAAAGCTACTTCAACCAAGGGCACATATTCTATAGATACTTACTCTTTAATGGGTTTTACTAAGTCCTATAGCAAAATGTTAGAACTTTGTAAATAACTCAGCTAGACCTTGCAAAGTAAGAGTTTAAATATATATTAATAAGGCTTTTTTAATTAACAAGTTAGAACAAAATAATGCTTATATCAATTGTGGGTCTTCAATGGGGAGATGAGGGTAAAGGAAAAATAGTAGATTTTTTATCAGATAACTCAGATGTAGTAGTCAGATTCCAAGGTGGCCATAATGCAGGTCACACCATAGTAGTAGAAGACACAACTTACAAACTAAGCTTATTACCTTCCAATATTTTAAGAGAAGGCAAAATATCTGTTATTGGTAATGGCGTAGTTGTAGACCCTTTTCACCTAATCAAAGAAATTGCTCAAATAGAAGCGCAAGGGATTAAAATAGCTGATGAACAACTAATAATTGCTGAGAATGCTAATTTAATTTTACCTTTACATCAAACTATAGATGAAGTTTGTGAGAAAATTCGTTCAAATGAAAAAATTGGCACTACTAAAAGAGGTATAGGTCCTGCTTATGCAGATAAGGTTTCCAGAAAGAATATCCGTGTTTGTGATTTAGCTGATTTTGACATTGTAGAAAGAAAAATAGATGAATTGCTAAAATTTTATGGCCCAATTCTTACTTCTATAAATAATGTAACTGTAAGTAAAGCTGAAATTTTGCAAAAACTAAAGGAAATAGCTCCGCAGATCCTAAAATATGCAAAGCCTGCTTGGAAATTACTTAATGACTATAAAAAGCAGGGTAAAACCATCATGTTTGAAGGTGCCCAAGGTGTAATGCTAGATAATGATTATGGCACTTATCCTTATGTTACTTCCTCCAATACTATAACTAGTCAAGCTTTCACAGGAAGTGGTGTTGGTTGCGATAAAATTGATCATAATATTGCAATTGTAAAAGCCTATACAACGCGAGTTGGCGAAGGACCTTTCCCCACTGAATTATTTGACGATATTGGCCAACATTTACAAGAAAAAGGTCATGAATTTGGCACTGTAACTGGAAGAGATAGAAGATGTGGCTGGCTTGATTTAGTGCAATTAAAACAAATGATTACCATTTGTGGCATAAATTCTATTGCCTTAACCAAATTAGATGTAATGTCCGAATTAAATAATTTAAAAATATGTTACAAATATAAAGCCTTAGATGGCACTGAATATGATTATTTACCAGCATCACAAAAACTTCAAG
Proteins encoded:
- the parE gene encoding DNA topoisomerase IV subunit B, with the protein product MTDLLKQVTKTNKKNDEYDAHSIEVLEGLEPVRKRPGMYIGGTDLNAMHHLIAEVFDNSMDEVVAGYATKIEVNFEANNKISISDNGRGIPIDKHPKYPDKSALEVILSTLHAGGKFSNKAYQTSGGLHGVGISVVNALSKEVIVEVVRDKKLYRQSFSRGVVTSKLEFIEEVKTKSGTKVTFVPDEQIFTEQAHFEPEKLYKFIKAKAYLHKGVKIHWLSYQEFQNVPVKEEICFPNGIEDLLTDICGSEKLVIEKKFSGNENLAAGGRVEWCIAWPEYTDGHLQSFCNTVKTPLGGTHVSGMKSALLKGVQNFANLQNKKNLNVNGDDILNGSIIILSVFISEPQFQGQTKEKLVSREVSKRIEDVVRDQFEHFLIDCNKQANILLDYFIYKAAERLNRKKFNEVNRKTILSKLRLPGKLTDCSRTEAAGTEIFIVEGDSAGGSAKQARDRKTQAILPLKGKILNVASSSRDKILANQEISDLNVALGCGSRSSYDETNLRYEKVVIMTDADVDGAHIASLLMTYFYKEMQELVKNGHLYLAIPPLYRITAGGVTYYANDDNERSTIIAKLERKYKKIELGRFKGLGEMTPKQLKETTMDPKKRALYKVLLNEENAEDASSKVDSLMGRKPELRFKFIQEQQYFSAKELSEDLNI
- the rlmB gene encoding 23S rRNA (guanosine(2251)-2'-O)-methyltransferase RlmB; the encoded protein is MSDNLWVYGINAVKELVNVNKRKILQVLITEKNFYKYQNQPEFVLLFKQKIRQINFKDFNKYFVEQVNHQGIAVEISKPTLFQEQNLLENITNIKQLVVLDQITDVGNIGAIIRSMVAFGFNDLIVTEHNSVSDYGHLLKASAGMSEHLNIYKITNLTKLLNKIKPHDFWLAGLDGNAKNDVSYLKKYEKIALILGSEGKGIRSLVKKNLDLMVSIPISSKVESLNVSNAAAISFYALHN
- a CDS encoding alpha/beta hydrolase, with the translated sequence MSKSLTISGWAQHPMLISQNLTEISDYYNYITHKNINYNELSSHYDLIIGWSQGGHIALKIAQRLHIPKIVLIASPYEYLHESHGITRSLHQQIVNNFKNNPRLFLKNFKNYICAGDKYFRKVITQINNYDYKTENLLYWLKKLPEIPKLELKGNQEIMYIYGQRDQVVSSMSRKKFATSFKNVRLELFKESSHVPFLSDNIKFNKLIHDFRTS
- the gshA gene encoding glutamate--cysteine ligase, yielding MLSEIQSTIENQGTSIEAWFAEKFKQYPPFIYNSVDLRYSGHKITAVDTNIFPAGFNNLSAAARDASALELKKYLHKDIAKILLITEFHTRNLKYLENISTLKKIIENTGREVFLASFNPEFTQAINIEDALGQELTIYPLERKNDSIITINGYEPDLIIFNNDLTSGSPEILKNIKQEIIPPTGMGWYRRTKYEHFQKYNHIASEFAKEFNFDPFFITTELGFCKKVNFKERKGLECIALETEKTLQRINEKYKQHNITSEPYVYIKANQGTYGMGIMTAKNADDVFAVNKKTRNKMNSLKSKKLNEQILIQEGIETIDNYQGAPCEPFIYLINGRATGSILRINANKDAQTNLNSTGAEFIAADNLKDFSTKLPTYAVIAQLAALAAKMEEYQNE
- a CDS encoding complex I NDUFA9 subunit family protein — its product is MLDLKTITILGGTGFIGRYLVKEIAKTGLKINLVSRNANKSLFLKVAGSVGQINLIEANLLKDIDKLEQIIKNSDVVINLVGSNKIKRKADFNDYYAKLPELIARFCAKYKVKKFIHISSLCTKAISKFSTAKYLGEKLVKEEFPAAIIIRPSLVFGLEDSFFNRIIKLSKILPCFPLPKKNNSLIQPVYVNDLARALTKILFAEQHKSSIYYLVGPDVFNLGELIIMINKKMGRNIKVAYLPKFIFNIAAMIVENINSEIVTRDYLKRLSEDSITKDKQLTFFDMQIQLHNLEEILPNYNGVHKSSCYYNGLLKEKS
- a CDS encoding cytochrome c oxidase subunit 3, which translates into the protein MKTHQFHLVDPSPWPILSSFAAFILCLGGVFFMHEVPAGKIMLPAGLLLVLYSMYVWWRDVVREAKEDKAHTAPVRKGLKIGMTLFIVSEGMFFFAFFFAFFHANFFPADILDGAWAVKEGVWPQEQVKTIDPWSLPFLNTLILLLSGTTVTWAHFSLLNNNHKELVQALGCTVLLGFIFTGFQVYEYHHALAHNFSFSETTYGSIFYMATGFHGFHVIVGTIFLLVCYLRAKKGQFTEENHLGFEFAAWYWHFVDAVWLFLFAAVYIWGS
- a CDS encoding branched-chain amino acid aminotransferase, with product MTEIIPFDKRDGYIWYNGKLVEWQETKVHVLNHGLHYGNCVFEGTAVYNNNIFKLREHTERLINSAKLLDYTIPYSVEELEEATKLIVKTQKVSNGYIRPFAWRGSERMAISAKENSVHVAIATWTWPPYFSVDAKMKGINMVFAEYKRPAPDTAPSASKAAGLYMICTISKHKAEREGYNEAIMLDFEGYIAEATCANMFFIINDELHTPKADRFLNGITRQTIINLAKERGYKVVERRIKPEELAETQDCFLTGTAAEITRVNSIETKDKKHKYQFTCHDITTNLMTDYSKAIGR
- a CDS encoding Smr/MutS family protein; the encoded protein is MDRIIFSKKNYMSKKIPESELQDWLNYLEKPDNSLTSKDESKIPSKLIIDLHFQNLNQAVSIMENNLHFAYTQKISNIELITGIGKNEHSQYGVLYIEIPRIIESNKAKYKISSFERDHKNPGMINIKLKI
- a CDS encoding methyltransferase domain-containing protein, translated to MTLELVKQNISNNFSSAAKTYNQYSELQKEVAAEVFFRIKNKIMPGHQILDLGCGTGYLAKIINAEMLLSGFSNPALKITQVDISHEMVAAASQIKNTKTIQADMEKLPLPYDSFDIVISSLAAQWGDLSKILREVRRVKKTTAPYIISTLGQESFKEIRQDFPEINLRNMHNIDSIKKKLEEAKIPNLFVKRQLIKKEYSTLLDFFYDLKNIGANTQEKKSTFTKSLVRKLKETKNYQLSWEVIYLQNFN
- a CDS encoding prepilin-type N-terminal cleavage/methylation domain-containing protein; the protein is MKYNLKNKAFSLIELSIVILIIAILIVITSAATKITYSSKLKKIYSDFAIYDRAFKEFSFQYNQLPGDLPSHFNFWSDANYGDGNGDILWYSEGYYAWEHLSKAALIVGSFDGTTNATYDAIAESNVPKTQLTDILWSAFGNSSKNNYSLFIGKSTSSLTRIDENSLSPKTSFFLDHKFDDSYPETGSIRIDLALTNSNCIDDITGNPKNYNKSSDTESCDLYFILN